The window GTTTGCGCGCATTGTGGTACGTAGGCCTGCCGTGCGCGCAAATGGAGACTTAAGTACTGCAGTGATATTTAAATGTGGTGCTTTTGATTGAGAGAAAATACATGTGTGCAGCTGTCACTAGTGAATAAAGAAGAGCAGGGCCTGAGCTCAAACAATGTATTATGTACATCCCCTTGAATAAAGGTTTCGTGATAAATGAAAAATAGACCGAAAAAGAGAACTTGCGTGGGTGTGCCCGGTTCTGTTTCCACGTCCACGGCAGAGGAGTTGTTATTGATGGAAATTAGACTATTTAAATCAGTTGAAAAGAGCTTATAACCTTCCTCTCCAAAACAGCTTGAGGTGAGAGCGTTGTAAACCGCAGCCTTCCCTCCCAGACTCGTTTGAAGTGGTTTCTGCGAGTACTGAGAGTGAGAAAATCTCCTTTTTCAGCTAAGATCGGTCGAGTTGTTTACTTGAACGTCACCAACCGTTTCTACAGGACAGAAATCCCCCTCTGTATTTTCCAGAGTCCACTCTCTGCTCAGCGTGTTTCTCTGTACCGCGACGGTCACAAGTGCATTGactgttttgtttctttatatCTTCCTGTTTACAACGACATGTCCTTGTAGCTACTCATTCATCATCTGTCATCCCGAATCCCAGCTAAATAATCTGAgtttttgttttagtatccCTGCTCCCTGAAAACTTGTGGTGACCCCTGACCAAAAGCACAGACGGTACATGACTCATTCACATCATTCTGACACGGGACTTTTCCCCCTCTCCGTCCATCTTTTAAGACCCCGGTGCCGCACATATTTGCGCAGTGATGTGTCCCACCAGAATGCTGTTCTTGGCAGCGCGTAGAGCGTTTTTTATCCGCACAGACGCTCCTGTGCGCGCCATACGCCCACTCGCGCCTACTGCTCTGCCAGGCGGCTTGGCATCTCGAGACGCCCCTGGAATTCCTGAAGCCACTGTCATTTCCCCCTCGAGTGCAATCTTTCAATTTCACTGACACCTCAAAAATGTCAGGTTGAAATTTAAGTGTTTCATTTGGAGCCACATAAAGGGTATATTTTCACCAACTTCCTCTTATCACTGTCCATCTACCTGATAGCAAGTTTGCACTTTGCTCCATTAGTGCGTAACAGTTCGGTATAAAGTTGCACAACAACCAGAGGAAATTCCACCACCCTCGTGAAGCTCGCGGCCCTTATCTAGTGGCATACAATACACGGAGGGattgagatgaaaccagtttgaATTACCTGGGCGGGGGTTCCCAGAAATCCTCCCCTGTGACGAAGTAGTCACCAACATGCCCATATATGGACAACCCTGTGTGTAATAAGGAAAGGCCTATACGTAGGCAACGTGCTGTGCGTGAAAACACTGAAACCAGAATCTGCTTGTGTAAGAGTTTTTAACTGGGAGACATAATAATGACTGttatggagggaaaaaaatctcACCGATCTTCCCTGCTACTTATGTATATCAAATGTCTCTGTTTTGTTGTGGTGTGTGTACgcatatgaaaaacaaacactcaAGTCCAACTTTTCGTTTTAAAGACACTTTACTTAAATACACATCACAaataaaaattacaaaaaaaaaaaaaaaagacactgtaAACATTAGACACCAGTTTGCCCGGATCAACCGGGCAAACGAAATAATTTACACAATGAATAAATGCAGCATTGCATGACAATATCAGCTGCAAAATAAGCACAAAGTAGTACAATAATCATTCTCGTTTTCTGCCTTTAGTAAACTTGACTTGTGGGCTTGCGCTCACAGTGTTGCTCAGTGTCTGCTCAGTCTGGATGCTGCCCTGGTTTCAAGGCTTGAATGGTCCTATGAGCGGTGTCCAGCATCCGGAAGTACCAtatcagtcttttttttgttacccCTAAACAGCCTACAGAGATGTCTACACTCGGCCCTGTGATGCCGACAACACATCAGCCGGTATTCCAGTGCTGCGCATGTAGAACATGACTCCAGTGTTATTACTTTTCAGTCTTGTAGTagtctctgttttttttaaaatgcctCCAATTTGCTGGTTAGCATCAGCTGACAGCCGCTGCTCACGTGTGTCAGGACTTTCTGTTTGAGCTGGGCGACTTGATCCCGGAGCACCGTCGCCGTGTTGGAGAGCCCTGCGTTGTCATTCTTCAAAACTTTCACCTTCTCTTCCAGCCGAGCGATGCGCTCGAGCTTGCGCCTCCGGCATTTGGTTGCCGCAAGTCGGTTCCTCAGCCGCTTGCGCTCCGCCTTGATCCGCTCCTGCGTCTCCAAGTCGATCGGGGACATTGGAGGCGAGCCGTCGCTGCTCAGGAGGTCAGGCACAGTCTGAGGTTCCTCTTTGAGAGCGACTAGCCGCTGTGGATGGAGCCCGGAGCCCGGGAGAGAGTGCTGGAAGTGGTGGGCGCCGTGTGTCGAGGTCTGTGAGTGGCTCTGCTGGTGAGGCGGCAGGTAGCTGATGGTGGCTGTGGGGTAGCTGGGTGCGGAAGAGAGGTTCGTGTTCGGACAGTAGGCGTTCAGTGTTGTGTAGATGGGAGGCTCTGGCTGCAAAGCGGAGCCGAAGACGCTAGAGGCCGCCGCCGAACACGTCGTAGCTCCACCGGCACCAATAGACACGTTAGGAGGGGGCAACTGGTTCATCTTGTGGAGCTCATCAAGCGCTTTCACAAACCCCTCTGCGAAGCCCTCCTGCTCATCGGTGATGCCCCGGTTGTAGAAGTACTGGCCCGGGGTGGGAGTGGTGAGCACACCGTTACTGTTTTGGATGATGAGCCTCTCTAGTTCTGGGGATGCAAGCTTCAGGGACCCCACGTCTTGTTGCCCCCCTTGGTACGGGTCTGCCTCGGCTCTCAGCTGGGATTTCAGGTTGCGATAGGGCTCTGTCAAGTTCAAATTCATATTCTGCTTTAGCAGTTTGTAGTCGTGCATTGCTGCATCTGAGTGACCGTAAGCCGACAGAAAAGAGTCGTCATGATAAAAAGGCTGTTCCATCTTTGTAGACATAAAGTCGTAGGAAAGGGTAAGCTTACCAGCTGCTTATTGAAACACAGTCTCTGGGTAATCAATAGTATTCAGTGTCAGCAGAGAGCATGCATCAAATCAGGCACTGGTCGCCTCTGGAACAGTGTCCCAAAATTCAAacagaatatttaaaaaaaaatcactccaaAGCAAAGAGTGAAAATCCAATAAACTGTATTCAGTTCAGTGTCAGAAGGTAAAAGTCTTTTCCAGAATCTTATTGATGCCTTCACAATCCTCTGAAGTTAGAGTAAGATCTCGCAACTCCTATTTGCCGAGGTTTCGCTCTTGCTGTTTGCTGGTGTGTGTTCTGCCGTGTCAGTAGCTCCCTGTTTTATACGAGTAGGCTGCCAGGGCGCCGCGGCTTCCTGATTGGCCACACCACCCGGTCTCCACGCCCAGGGAGTACGTCGTCAAGTGACGCTAATGCCGGGAAGAGACGGCTGTAAACAAGCCTGTAGGCAAGACAGCGCACCGAGGAGCGGAGTGTCAGAAATAGAAAAACCCACTGTATTTACGCATGATTTTTGCAGGTGTATAAGTGGAATAAGTGGTTGTCGGATAAGCGAGGAGGTGAGATTATCTAGTGAAACTAAACCTCTGCCTTTAATTCACCGACTCATTCATTCGCGTGCTGTCAGTGTGTGGGAAGAACGCTGCTTTTCGTAACATGTTGACAGGGTTTATTGAGGAGCGCATCACTACGAGTCCTATTTGACGTTGGAGCCGTGAGAAATTAAATTCTAAATAAAATATCAAACTGCTGCGCTGTTTATTGTGAGCCGACCTGTGGAGGAAGCGTGCAGGCCTTATATGGACCTGATGACACACGAGTTCCGCCAGAGGAGAAGCAGGAAGACACGCCCGCTCATGCCTCTTTCCAGAAGCATTCCTGCTCCTGTGTAAACTCAATCCATGTGGCAGATAGGGACTTTCTTCTTCagcaagaagaagaagggaaCTGAGCTTGAATATGTCCCACAGGAAGTTTTAGATGATTTATCTTAGAAAGCAACACAGACAGCATTCTGTGACAGTCTTGAGCCACTCCACATCACTTTGTATATttgacagaaaacaggaaatgcAGTATGTGAGGAAAAGCAGAATTGATCAAATTCTAACAAGTTTGACTCTCAGTATTTGGTTTGAGCagctttattcttcaacacagcctgaacctgcttaacaagctttcttgtaatttctttaagtagtcttcaggaatagttcccCAGGCTCTCTGAAGGTCTTTGCTAAACTTTTCTTCGGACATTGgctgtttgatttttttcacttcaGCCATTGTATCTGACTATTTTCAGAGGAatatgcttttttctttttaagacaCTTAATACGGATCTATAAGTCATTCGAGCATAAAAAGGCCACTAAATGAAGGGATGAACCTGTCTACACACTTAGCAAAGATCTAACTTTGTTACTGGCCTTTTGTCTTTAGTTAAATCAATTAAATATACCAAAAGAGTTTACCAGACATATTGGGGATgcccttcaagaagcctggagaactattcctgaccACTTTAATAGACTAAAAAAAGTCTGGCctcaaatataaagaaatgagggatggCTCATGACCTGTGCACAGTACTAAAcattttaagacattttttgTTTTCGATAACGACATCACCAAACGCTTACAGACACGATGGCCAAACCCACACAGTAGTGATGCACACCACTAGAGCAGAAAATGATCTGTGATCACTTAAGGAGCAAACGCCTCCTGCAGTATTCTAACAGGTTTGCTGTCTGCTCAGTAAACTGTTTCAATCAGAGATTAGAAAATTTCCTCCAACACCAGCCAAACATGCTCAGTTATCTCAAGCCAGACTCATCTTCAGTCATTTATTCGTGTGACCTGTCGTAGTTGTTTCACAATGAAGACCTTTCAGCTCAGTTGTGCTGCACAGGTAATGAGCGTGGTTTGCTTTCTAGGAGCGCAGTTCAAAGAGAGAGGAAACACGATTCCTCAGTAGTGCACCTGTCTCGGTTGCTGAGAAGGGAACCTTTGTCTTCTATTTGTACTGTTTCCAACgcccacacaaacatgcacaaacGTTTTCACCACTTCTTCCCATATGCCTCCACAGGCAGAACAACTCAGGTTGGATGCTTGGCTTAATCCACCCGAGGCGTGAATCTCTGATCATGCCGAGCAGTtgcagtcaagcaacacatccCTTATTTACACATGTGCACTGGAGACTAGGCACGATACACATTTAGGCTGACCTATAACATTAAAGGTCAATTAGCATTAAAGCTGACCAATAACACTGAGAAATGCACTCATCTTTATTATAATGAGCCGATGATCTAACGGCTTTCCTAATGAAATCATTACAGCTTGTTCCAGATGTGTTCTCAGGAGGGGAGATTTTTGAGGTTTAGACCTTAAAGGAAAGCAACTGTTTACCATCTTCTGGCTGAAATCATCACTTCTAGGGTGCCTGATCAGAATTACCTTATCTCAAGTAATCATCTGGTATTCAGAGGGGACTATTTTAATTCAATGCCTTTTTGTCAGTATCCATGGGAGTGAGGATAAACAGAGGAAAACAACGGTTCCTGGCAGTGTTATGCCTCCACTTTGCCACCTCCCTTATAAATTCTATTCTCCGCGCAGCTGCCTGTTTCTTATGCTGCTCTGCTTGGGTTTAGGGTTTATTCAGCAGTGCGGTTCGAGGTTGACCACAGCCCCTGTGACATTTTGGCATAGAACAACAGCACAGGGTCCAAAGTGGTGAGTGTTTACGGGAACACTCGTGTGATGGCACCGTGCCATCCTGCCAAATGTTAGTCAAAAGCAGACATGTCAGCCGCCCAGTGGGACATATGAACGTGAGAACGTTGGGACAGATGTACGGCTTGTTCAATATGTGATATTGTTTTTCCCCCGGAACAGTCTGTTAATCACCCCATCAATAATTAACAATGACGCTCGAAAGGTTTGGCAGAGGTAGCTCTAAACAATGACTTGATTAGTTCAACACCTCAGTTATCAGCTTGCAGCTTTTGCAAAAAAACGGCAAAAAGTGTCCGACGTCTTAGTCACATCTTGATTAGTCACGTCTGTGTTTAGTCTGTTTAGATTTAGAGTTCTCCTGCACTCTAGTTCAGAAATTCCTTTCTCTgagttctgctttttttttcctgctgaaGTTGTAACGATACCAAAGACTCGCTCTAGGATAAGGTGCTTTTTTGGTGTGGAAGGCTGGGGTTTCTTATGCATATTTTTTGGGCAGTGTTTCAAAAGTTTCAGGGCAGGACGAGCTGCTTGGCAACAGACTTGATTTTAACAGTCAGGATCACATGGACGAGTGCCAAAATCAACTGAGTGCTACCTGCTCTGGTTCCCTGGGTGAGTTTGGGAAAGGCAAGGCCTGAGGTTAGAAGTAAGCTGTTTACCATAATGATAAGAAAAGATTATgagtgtgcgtatgtgtgtttgtgagaaaAAGCACGTATATCACTTAGGGTGGGGTGTTAATTCTTTTTTGATATTAAGATAAAGAATTTCTCTGTGGAAAGTCTTAAACTTTATAGTTTTCTGACCTTATCTAGAATAACGTGGGATGAACTTAATAAATTCCCAAACCAAAAGGAACTTAAttgtatatgt is drawn from Odontesthes bonariensis isolate fOdoBon6 chromosome 21, fOdoBon6.hap1, whole genome shotgun sequence and contains these coding sequences:
- the junbb gene encoding junB proto-oncogene, AP-1 transcription factor subunit b, with translation MSTKMEQPFYHDDSFLSAYGHSDAAMHDYKLLKQNMNLNLTEPYRNLKSQLRAEADPYQGGQQDVGSLKLASPELERLIIQNSNGVLTTPTPGQYFYNRGITDEQEGFAEGFVKALDELHKMNQLPPPNVSIGAGGATTCSAAASSVFGSALQPEPPIYTTLNAYCPNTNLSSAPSYPTATISYLPPHQQSHSQTSTHGAHHFQHSLPGSGLHPQRLVALKEEPQTVPDLLSSDGSPPMSPIDLETQERIKAERKRLRNRLAATKCRRRKLERIARLEEKVKVLKNDNAGLSNTATVLRDQVAQLKQKVLTHVSSGCQLMLTSKLEAF